From a region of the Triticum aestivum cultivar Chinese Spring chromosome 7D, IWGSC CS RefSeq v2.1, whole genome shotgun sequence genome:
- the LOC123165747 gene encoding callose synthase 3: protein MAAPGGRRADFSSAASPGGPSPAGASSAGRRLLRTQTVGNMGESIFDSEVVPSSLVEIAPILRVANEVEAGNPRVAYLCRFYAFEKAHRLDPTSSGRGVRQFKTALLQRLERENDPTLKGRVHQSDAREMQRFYREYYKKYIQALQNAADKADRALLTKAYQTAAVLFEVLKAVNVSQSVEVDQAILDTHNKIEEKKKLYVPYNILPLDPESTDQAIMQNPEIQAAVYALRNIRGLPWPKDKEQEKKQEKKPDEKKTDRDLLDWLQAMFGFQKDNVANQREHLILLLANVHIRQIPKPEQQSKLDDRALDYVMKKLFKSYKMWCKYLGRKSSLWLPTIQQEVQQRKLLYMGLYLLIWGEAANLRFMPECLCYIYHHMAFELYGMLAGNVSPMTGENVKPAYGGDEEAFLMKVVTPIYKVIEEEAHRSKTMKSKHSHWRNYDDLNEYFWKVDCFRLGWPMRADADFFKTPKFAYPNRLNGEERSAGSVHWMGKINFVEIRSFWHIFRSFDRMWIFLILSLQAMIIIAWNGGTPSDIFDAGVFKQVLSIFITAAVLKLGQATLDIVFGWKARRSMSFARKLRYVLKLVSAAAWVVILPVTYAYTWSNPSGLSRIIKSWLGNGQNQPSLYILAVVIYLAPNILAAVLFLFPCIRRILESSNVKVITFMMWWSQPRLFVGRGMHEGPFSLFKYTMFWVLLLAMKLIVSFYIEIKPLVQPTKDIMREPIRNFQWHEFFPNASNNIGVVIALWAPIILVYFMDTQIWYAVFSTLIGGIYGACRRLGEIRTLGMLRSRFESLPWAFNKLLIPSDQHKRKGFRAAFSTKLAKPSGNEQEREKIAARFAQMWNLIITSFREEDLIDNREMDLLLVPYCKDRELDIFQWPPFLLASKIPIALDMAADSGGNYRDLNKRMKSDPYFSYAIRECYASFKNIINTLVFGQREKVVMQEIFEVVDKHIAEETLIRDLNMRSLPALSKKLIELLELLQKNKVEDLGQVVILFQDMLEVVTKDIMEEQELSSVLDSIHGGNAKKHEGMTPLDQQDQLFTKAIKFPVEASNAWTEKIKRLHLLLTVKESAMDVPTNLDARRRISFFANSLFMDMPNAPKVRNMLPFSVLTPYYKEDVLFSSDNLEEANEDGITILFYLQKIYPDEWKNFLERVNRSEEEARDDDTIEDELRLWASYRGQTLTRTVRGMMYYRKALELQAFLDNAKDDDLMKGYREIADMKESELMTECKAIADMKFTYVVSCQQYGIQKRSGDPCAHDILRLMTTYPSFRVAYIDEVEAPSQDRNKKTDKVYYSVLVKAAVTKSDDPGQSLDQVIYKIKLPGNAILGEGKPENQNHAIIFTRGECLQTIDMNQEHYMEEALKMRNLLEEFLEKHDGVRYPSILGVREHIFTGSVSSLAWFMSNQETSFVTIGQRVLANPLRVRFHYGHPDIFDRLFHLTRGGISKASKIINLSEDIFAGFNSTLREGNVTHHEYMQVGKGRDVGLNQISLFEAKIANGNGEQTLSRDIYRLGHRFDFFRMLSCYYTTIGFYFSTMITVWTVYAFLYGRLYLVLSGLDAALATGKRFVHNTPLQVALASESFVQLGFLMALPMMMEIGLERGFRTALSDFVLMQLQLASVFFTFSLGTKTHYYGRTLLHGGAEYRATGRGFVVFHAKFAENYRLYSRSHFVKGIELMILLVVYEIFGQTYRGAITYIFITVSMWFMVGTWLFAPFLFNPSGFEWQKIVDDWTDWNKWISNRGGIGVAPEKSWESWWDKEQGPLRHSGKRGTILEILLALRFFIYQYGLVYHLNITKQYNQSVLVYGFSWVVILVMLLVMKTVSVGRRRFSAEFQLVFRLIKGLIFITFISIIIILTAIAHMTVLDIFVCILAFMPTGWGLLLIAQAIKPVVEMVGLWGSVKALARGYEILMGLLLFTPIAFLAWFPFVSEFQTRMLFNQAFSRGLQISRILGGHKKDRATRNKE from the exons TGCCCTGCTCACTAAAGCGTACCAGACTGCCGCGGTCTTGTTCGAGGTCTTGAAAGCCGTTAACGTGTCGCAGTCCGTTGAAGTCGACCAGGCG ATTCTGGACACGCACAACAAAatcgaggagaagaagaagctcTATGTGCCTTACAATATCCTGCCTCTCGATCCTGAAAGTACCGATCAAGCTATAATGCAAAACCCGGAG ATTCAAGCTGCTGTCTACGCTCTTCGCAATATAAGAGGCCTGCCGTGGCCCAAGGACAAGGAGCAGGAAAAGAAGCAGGAAAAGAAGCCTGATGAGAAGAAGACCGATAGAGATCTTCTCGACTGGCTTCAGGCTATGTTTGGGTTTCAG AAAGACAATGTAGCCAACCAAAGGGAACATCTCATCCTGTTACTTGCAAATGTACACATAAGGCAGATACCAAAGCCTGAACAGCAATCTAAG TTGGATGACAGGGCTCTGGATTATGTAATGAAGAAGCTATTTAAGAGTTATAAGATGTGGTGCAAGTACCTTGGCCGCAAAAGCAGTTTATG GTTGCCAACTATCCAACAGGAAGTTCAGCAACGCAAGCTTCTCTATATGGGTCTCTACCTTTTGATTTGGGGCGAGGCGGCTAACTTGAGATTCATGCCAGAGTGTCTTTGCTACATATACCATCAT ATGGCTTTTGAGCTCTATGGTATGTTGGCTGGAAACGTGAGCCCAATGACTGGTGAAAATGTTAAACCAGCTTATGGTGGTGATGAAGAGGCATTCTTGATGAAAGTTGTGACTCCGATATACAAAGTTATAGAGGAG GAAGCTCACAGGAGCAAGACAATGAAGTCAAAACACTCACACTGGAGGAACTACGATGATCTAAATGAGTACTTTTG GAAAGTTGACTGCTTCCGGCTTGGATGGCCCATGAGAGCTGATGCAGATTTTTTCAAAACTCCCAAATTTGCTTATCCTAATCGTCTGAATGGA GAGGAAAGATCTGCTGGCAGTGTCCATTGGATGGGAAAGATTAATTTTGTCGAGATACGTTCATTTTGGCACATATTCCGTAGTTTTGATAGAATGTGGATCTTCTTAATTTTATCCTTGCAG GCTATGATTATTATTGCATGGAATGGTGGCACACCAAGTGATATCTTTGATGCTGGAGTTTTCAAACAAGTTTTGAGCATATTTATAACTGCTGCTGTTTTAAAGTTGGGTCAAG CCACCCTGGACATTGTATTTGGCTGGAAagcaagaagaagcatgtcgtttGCAAGAAAGCTGCGATATGTCCTGAAGTTAGTATCAGCTGCTGCATGGGTTGTGATTCTACCTGTGACTTATGCATATACCTGGTCTAATCCTTCGGGTCTTTCAAGAATAATAAAAAGTTGGCTTGGCAATGGTCAGAATCAGCCATCATTATACATTTTGGCTGTTGTTATATATTTGGCGCCAAATATTCTTGCGGCTGTGCTATTTCTTTTCCCATGTATCAGAAGGATACTTGAGAGTTCAAATGTTAAGGTCATAACATTCATGATGTGGTGGTCCCAG CCTCGATTATTTGTTGGCAGAGGAATGCATGAAGGCCCATTCTCTCTCTTCAA GTATACCATGTTCTGGGTTCTCCTTTTAGCGATGAAGTTGATAGTGAGCTTCTATATTGAG ATCAAGCCTCTGGTACAACCAACAAAAGATATAATGAGAGAACCGATTCGGAATTTCCAGTGGCATGAGTTTTTCCCTAATG CAAGTAACAATATTGGTGTTGTCATCGCACTTTGGGCTCCAATAATTCTT GTCTATTTCATGGACACCCAAATTTGGTACGCAGTTTTCTCAACATTGATTGGTGGTATCTATGGGGCTTGTCGTCGACTTGGTGAG ATACGGACTTTAGGCATGTTAAGATCTCGCTTTGAATCTTTGCCTTGGGCCTTCAATAAATTGTTGATACCTTCTGATCAACACAAGAGGAAAGGTTTTCGGGCTGCTTTTTCCACTAAACTTGCTAAG CCTTCTGGTAATGAACAAGAGAGGGAGAAAATAGCTGCAAGATTTGCCCAAATGTGGAATCTAATTATCACAAGTTTCCGTGAAGAAGATCTCATAGATAACAGGGAGATGGACTTGCTACTTGTTCCATACTGCAAAGATCGTGAATTGGATATATTCCAATGGCCACCTTTTCTACTTGCTAGCAAG ATTCCGATAGCATTGGATATGGCGGCAGACAGTGGAGGAAATTATCGCGATCTGAACAAGAGAATGAAATCGGACCCGTATTTTTCCTATGCTATCAGAGAATGCTATGCTTCATTCAAAAACATCATCAACACCTTAGTGTTTGGTCAACGTGAGAAAGT TGTTATGCAAGAGATTTTTGAAGTTGTTGATAAACATATAGCCGAAGAAACTCTGATTAGGGATCTGAACATGAGGAGTCTTCCAGCCCTGAGCAAGAAGCTCATTGAGCTACTTGAGTTACTG CAAAAGAATAAGGTAGAAGACTTGGGTCAAGTTGTTATTTTGTTCCAAGATATGCTTGAGGTGGTCACAAAGGATATAATGGAGGAACAAGAGCTCAGCAG TGTACTGGATTCCATACACGGTGGAAATGCTAAAAAACATGAAGGAATGACACCGCTTGATCAGCAAGATCAATTGTTTACTAAAGCTATTAAGTTCCCTGTGGAGGCATCAAATGCATGGACTGAAAAG ATAAAGAGGCTTCATCTTCTGCTCACCGTCAAAGAGTCTGCTATGGATGTCCCTACAAACCTTGATGCTAGAAGGAGAATATCTTTCTTTGCAAATTCTCTTTTTATGGATATGCCAAATGCTCCAAAAGTGCGGAACATGCTGCCCTTCTC GGTCTTGACTCCTTATTACAAGGAAGATGTTCTGTTTTCATCAGATAATCTAGAAGAGGCAAATGAGGATGGAATTACCATACTTTTCTACTTGCAAAAAATTTACCCAG ATGAGTGGAAAAATTTCCTCGAAAGGGTGAACAGATCTGAGGAGGAGGCCCGTGATGATGATACAATAGAAGATGAGCTTCGTCTTTGGGCATCATACAGGGGACAAACATTGACAAGAACTG TAAGAGGGATGATGTACTACCGAAAAGCTTTGGAGCTTCAGGCTTTTCTTGATAATGCCAAAGATGATG ATCTTATGAAAGGCTACAGAGAGATAGCTGACATGAAGGAATCTGAATTGATGACAGAATGCAAAGCGATAGCTGACATGAAATTTACATATGTGGTCTCATGCCAACAGTATGGAATCCAGAAACGTTCTGGTGATCCTTGTGCACATGATATTTTGAGACTAATGACAAC ATATCCATCTTTTCGTGTTGCCTATATTGATGAAGTTGAAGCTCCTAGCCAAGATAGAAACAAGAAGACCGACAAAGTTTACTACTCAGTTTTGGTGAAGGCTGCTGTTACAAAATCAGATGATCCTGGACAGAGTCTTGACCAG GTCATCTACAAGATCAAGCTTCCAGGCAATGCTATTCTAGGCGAGGGAAAGCCAGAAAATCAGAACCATGCAATAATTTTCACTCGAGGCGAATGTCTCCAAACTATAGATATGAACCAG GAGCATTACATGGAGGAGGCTCTGAAAATGAGAAATTTGTTGGAAGAGTTTCTGGAGAAACATGATGGTGTGAGATATCCATCGATACTTGGAGTAAGGGAGCATATATTTACTGGCAG TGTTTCATCACTTGCCTGGTTCATGTCGAATCAGGAGACGAGTTTTGTGACCATTGGACAGCGTGTGCTTGCCAATCCATTGAG GGTTCGGTTCCACTACGGCCATCCTGATATATTTGATCGCCTTTTCCACCTTACAAGGGGTGGTATAAGTAAAGCATCTAAGATTATCAATCTTAGTGAGGACATATTTGCAG GATTCAATTCTACATTACGTGAAGGCAATGTCACTCATCATGAATACATGCAAGTTGGCAAGGGAAGGGATGTGGGTCTTAATCAGATTTCACTATTTGAGGCAAAGATAGCAAATGGTAACGGTGAACAGACACTCAGCCGTGACATTTACCGACTGGGGCACCGTTTTGATTTCTTCAGAATGTTGTCGTGTTACTATACGACAATTGGGTTCTATTTCAGCACAATG ATTACAGTTTGGACTGTGTATGCTTTCCTTTATGGGCGTTTGTATCTTGTCCTCAGTGGACTTGATGCAGCACTTGCTACTGGAAAGAGGTTCGTGCATAATACACCGCTCCAGGTCGCGCTTGCATCAGAATCTTTTGTTCAACTTGGATTTTTGATGGCATTGCCCATGATGATGGAAATCGGGTTGGAGAGAGGATTCAGAACGGCATTAAGTGACTTTGTGCTCATGCAACTCCAGTTGGCATCTGTTTTCTTCACATTTTCACTTGGGACCAAAACTCACTATTATGGAAGGACGCTACTCCACGGAGGAGCTGAATATAGAGCGACTGGACGTGGGTTTGTGGTGTTCCATGCCAAATTCGCCGAGAACTACCGACTCTATTCTCGCAGCCATTTCGTGAAGGGTATTGAACTGATGATTCTGCTTGTCGTGTATGAAATCTTCGGACAGACGTACAGAGGAGCTATCACTTACATCTTCATCACTGTTTCCATGTGGTTTATGGTGGGCACCTGGCTCTTTGCACCCTTCCTGTTCAACCCTTCTGGATTTGAGTGGCAGAAGATTGTGGACGACTGGACTGATTGGAACAAGTGGATCAGTAACCGTGGAGGTATTGGTGTGGCGCCAGAGAAAAGCTGGGAATCATGGTGGGACAAAGAGCAGGGGCCTCTTCGTCACTCTGGGAAGCGTGGCACCATTCTTGAAATACTTCTTGCATTGCGTTTCTTCATCTACCAATACGGGCTTGTGTATCATTTGAATATAACCAAGCAGTATAACCAAAGCGTGCTG GTTTATGGCTTCTCATGGGTTGTGATTCTAGTCATGCTGCTTGTTATGAAG ACCGTGTCAGTCGGCAGGAGGAGGTTCAGCGCGGAGTTCCAGCTCGTCTTCCGTCTGATCAAGGGGCTGATATTCATAACATTCATCTCCATCATCATAATCTTAACAGCAATCGCCCACATGACAGTCCTTGACATCTTCGTCTGCATCCTCGCCTTCATGCCAACTGGATGGGGCTTGCTTCTG ATTGCCCAAGCGATCAAGCCTGTGGTCGAGATGGTCGGGCTGTGGGGGTCTGTGAAGGCTCTCGCCCGTGGCTACGAGATTCTCATGGGGCTCCTGCTGTTCACGCCCATCGCGTTTCTCGCGTGGTTCCCCTTCGTGTCCGAGTTCCAGACCAGGATGCTCTTCAACCAGGCGTTCAGCAGAGGCCTGCAGATCTCCCGTATCCTCGGCGGCCACAAGAAGGACCGAGCCACCCGGAACAAGGAGTAG